Genomic DNA from Lagenorhynchus albirostris chromosome 9, mLagAlb1.1, whole genome shotgun sequence:
TCCCTTGCCAGCCCCGGCCCTAGAGGAAGACGATGaggtgagaaggggagagagagcgaAACGCTTCAGAGAACAGAGGAGAGGAACCGCCTCCGTCCTTAGCCTGGGCTGAGGGTGTGCTTGAGCCTGGTTTCTCACTCTTCTCTTGCCCCTCTCAGGTCCAGATTACATCTGTGTCGACATCAGGACCCCGATCGGGGCCCCCTGCGCCGCCCCCTCCTCCGCCTCCCACCTCGCTGTCCCAGCCGCCGCCACTGCTGAGGCCACCTTTGCCCACGGCTCCCACCCTGCTCCGCCAGCCACCCCCACTCCAGCAGGGCCGCTTCCTCCAGCCCCGGCTGGCCCCCAACCAGCCCCCACCACCTCTTATCCGCCCTGCCCTGGCTGCCTCCCGCCACGGTGCCCGCCCCGGCCCTCAGCCCGCACCCACCCTGGCTGGAGCCCCCCTGGAGCCTCCAGCACCCTCGCTCTGAGCCCCGAGGCCCTCCGCCAACCAGAGGCTCCAGAACCCCTTTGCCGGACGTCCTCGGGGACCTCCAGCTTCACTGAGGACAGAAGAGCCCAGAGCTCTCGCCAGGTCTTTCGAAGACCCAGCGCTGCCGACAGGGGCACAGCCTGGACCCCCGCGGGTTCTGCACGTCTTTCTGGCAGCCAGCctgtctccacccccaccccagccagggtCTGGGGCCTTCTGAGGCTGGCCCGAGGGTACTTTTCCTGGCTGGGACTGGAACGGCTGCCTCCTAGTCTGCCAGGGCCTGGCCTAGGGGTCCTGCCCTTCGTGTGTAGGGGGTAGTGACCAtagcctgggggggggggcggagaggACAGTTTAGTGTGTTGGctgttcttcctcttccccttcttttAGCAATAAgtctggggtgaggtggggagggagctggagggggGAAGTGGGCAGAAAGGTTCCTTGGGGCCTGACAGCAGCAGAGGCTGAAGAGGTAGCTCTCCAGTCTTCAGGAGGTCGGGTGGAAAGTGCCGAGGAGCCCTGAGGGTGCCCACTGTGCCCACCGCCCAGAAGTTTAGAGAAAGGAGGGTTGGGAACATATGCAGACATGggtttatttttcaatgtttttaaaaaataaataaaaccttcaaGCTCACTGAATCCTCTTTCCCTTTTGGTTTAAGGGTCTTGGGCTTTGCTTCCTGTCTGTGccatgagggtggggagggatccCGCCCAGCACCGGCCTTTCCCCAGGCCCCAGACAGGAATCAGTTCTCCCCTGCGAGGCAGGCAGGCTGGGCCACATCTTGCCCAGGGGGACTGGGTCCCTGCCCGGTAGGAAGAAACAGGAGGAGGCAGCTCAGATTCCAAACATTCTCTTTATTACGTGTTTGATCCAGAGGAGAAACTAAGTGCAGGAaggggggctgggtggggaggggccacCTTGCCTGGGAggccccccccagcccctggccaccaccCCCTTTGGGAGCCAAGCcttgccctcccagcccctcggAGCACCCGGGCTGTTCCATAGggcaggaggggggagggaagaagggagggggagcCCTTGGTGGGAGCCGGAGCCCGCATTCAGGGCTTGGGGCAGGAGGGCTGAGGTTGGCGAGGCCCCTTCCTGGGAACCAAGGGCTCGACTTGCCACGGAGCCAGGCCTGGGAGTGGGGTGATGAGTAGGAGTGGAGTCatcataaatcaaaaaaaaaaataaaataaaataataaaataaaaaataaaacccatcaCAAAAAATGTACAACTCAGGTGAGGGTAGAGGCAGCCTCTGTTCAGGACCCCCTCCCCCAATTTCTCAAGAACAGAAACAGCAGAGAAATAAATTAAGGGATGCAGCGGCTGCCACCAGCCAAGCGCCCATAACCAGCCACTCCCACGCTGGCTGAAGAGGTTAGCAAGCTGGGAGTCACTTGGCCTATCTGTCCCCCCCACCCTGTGGAGGGCAGAGGCTCCCGGCCCTGCTGCCCTGTCCAGCCTCCCGCCAGGCGGCCGGCCACGGGGGCCCCCGGGCAGTGTCTCCTGAGAGGAGGGGCGACAGTGTGAGGAAGAAAAGGCAAGGCCGAGAGATGAGTGGTGAGGGAAGTCACTGCTATGGAACTAGCTGGTGCCCAGATTAATGCCAATgaaggggagcagtggggagagggacgGCGAGGGGGGCTGTGCTTTCAGACAAAGGCTCTCCCAGAACGGAGAATGCCCAGCGTCCCTGTTGCGGAGACTAGCAGCCCAGGCGGCCCCCTGGGGGCCGAGGAGCCCATCTGCCCTGcggtcccctcccctctcccagccctggggTCAGCCCCGCCTTCTAcccaggagggggtgggagaagaTGGCACAGACTTTTTGAGGAGGGGAACAAAAGTCCCCACAGCAGCTTGTGGAAGGAAATGCCCAGCctctggggaaggaggggcagaggaTACAGTGTGGAGGGAGGCCGAGCCCCGCGCCTAGCCTGCCAGCCCCAGAGCAGCCGCCAGTCCCACCGCTTCAGGGCTGTGcggcacccctgcccccagcccccagccgccCAGGCCTCCAGCCCAGGGGCCTGAGGTCAGGGGAAGGCCACCTCTGGTGGTTTGcttggaggggaaggagaggagaggggagaagccCAAAGTGGGCCTGGCGGAGGGCCTGACAGGGAACTCCACCACTCTTGCCTGAGAGTGTTCCAGCCCTGAGCCACCCTCCCGGGAAACCCCACAGATCCAGTCTCGACTGTCCCAatggggcagggaggaaaggtggccgctgggatttttttttcttttttctttttggtaataaAAAATTTCTTGGTTTAGGCGAAATACTCTGTGCAACCGCAGTACCGAGGGggagccctgccccccacccctccctccccttcctttgcCTCCTGTGGGagagaggggggaagggggactaTCTGGGCAGGGGTAAATGTGGGGGGGAGAGAACCATCTCCCAACCCCCACAAACatggaagaagaaactgagaagggcggggaggggagacaCACCAATCCGTCTCTGCAGTCCCGCCCGGGCAGGCGGAGCGCCGGCCCCAGCAGCTAAGTCCGGCtggccgcccccgccgcccccactCCCGGCAGCCTGTTAAAGCTTCAGCTCGTTGGCTATTTTGGAGGCAATGTTTTTGAAGGCCATGGAGGTGCCCGATATCCGCTTAAACCGAACACCGTTGAGAGACAGCCGCGGCAATTTGCACACCTCCATCTCCCACTGCACGAAGTTCTCGTGGCCCGGCGTGCCGTGCATGCACAGCAGCATGTACTTCTCGTGCAGCTCGCTCTGGCAGCTGTTCGCGTCCAGCACCTTGCGGATCTCACGCATCATCTCGTTGGGCTCCATGGAGCTCGTGGTCTTCATGCTCCACGTGAAGCGTAGCGAGCGGGGCTTGGCCTCCCGAAACTCCTCCTTTTCCTTGTCACTGCCGCCGCTGCCCACCACGTGAGGTCTGCGGAGAGGGCAGAGGCGGGCGTCAGGCGCCCCAGCCACAGGACAGCCCCCCTGGCAGATGGACCCCGAGACCAGAGAGGAGAGCGGGAGGGTGCCCGGGAGGCGGCAGTGCTGGAAGAGGGAGCGTTAGACCTGGCCCAGGGAGCAGAGGAGTGGGCGGTCTCATCTCTCAGGGCAGAGAAGGCGAGAAGCCAGCCCCTGGCAGGGGGTGACAAGGTGACAGCGCCATGCTTTCCTGGGAAGAGGGCAGGGTCAGGGAAGAAAGGGGAGCACGCGCTCAGTAGCCCTGAGCAGTTCACAGACTGGACAGAAAGAAGTGACTGGAGCTTGTCGAGGGGTAGGAATCTAGAGTCCCAACCGCCTGGCCCAGGCAGGGCTCTTGCTTCCAGAACACATCAGACCTGAGGAGAAGGGCCCACACCCACCGCAGCGGGGCTGTGGGGGTCCTCTGAGGAAAGGGAGGCCCCAAGAGGGGGAGGACAGGGCGCAAGCATGGGAGGAAGAGCCGGGTGGCAGAAGGAAGAGGAGTGGGAGGCTCGTGGCAGGGCCGGCGGCCCGGGCAGGGCGGGCGCTGGCTCTGGCCCCCTCTCACCTGAGCGTCTCCACTCGGTCTTTGCTTTCAGGTTCAttcaggttcctcaaaaaacagaGCGAGGGAGAGTTTAGTGCTGGGACCTCTGTGAGGGCGGGTCTGGGGGAGGTGCCGCCGGTGGGCGGGCGGGCGGGACCCAAGCCCAGAGGCCACTCGCCCACCACCTAGCAGGCCAACATGGCAGCTCAACTGTCCCTCTCCAACAGGGAGCCCAGCACGCggggcctgcccctccccacactctCAAAGACGGGTGCCGGGAGGagccaggggaggaggagggtgtgGACGTGCGGGCACACGCATGGCGCACACAGCCCACAGCCAGGGCTCGCGCGCAGGGCGGCTTCTGCACTAGCACCCCCTGAGTGGGTCTCAGAACTGTAGTCCTCTTGGAGggaagggcgggggaggggggataaATAGAGGTCTCTCAGGAGGCTCAAACGGCCAAGGGCCGGACCTGCTTTGAGTACGCCTGGGGCTCAGTGCCTGGGACTGGGTGGGGAGGAGATGGGCCCTGAGGCCGGCTGTAGACAAGCCCACCTCCCCCATTCTTTTATAACTCCCCTGCCTGCCAGGCCATCTGCTGATACAGAAGGGAGGACAGAGGGCAGAGCAGGGCAGACACcttgggagggtgggtggggaagaGGTCTGGCCCCGCTGAGCGGCTTCTCCAGCTCCTGGCTGGAAGATGGGTGCCTGGAGCTGGGAAATTGGGGAGTGCAGAGGAGGGCAAGGATGTAAGGAGGAGTGAGAGAGAGCAGCGGCAGCACATGTAAAAGGAACACAAAGACACAACAGACACACGAATGCAAACAAGTGCACTGCAAGCAGGGAGCCTGGGCCGTGCAGGGGAAGGAGCCTGGCTGCTCTCTCCGGCCCCACCTGGCTCCTGCCTGTGGGTGGAGGTACCCTGCAGGGCAGGCCCCCACTGGGGCCCCATGAGTCAACAGCCAGCCATGCAGTGAAGAGCTGGGTGGCGAGCAGCGGGTGGAAGGGGGAAAGCCTGAACACCCTGTCTTGGCCGTCGTTCTGTCAGCTGGGGCACCAAAGGGGGGCTGACGGCCTTGGGGAACCAGGGCTCCCAACCTGGCCCTTGGTCCTCAGCTTGGTATTTGGCCCACCCAGGCCACCAGAGAGGACGAAGACAGGGCCAGGAGTGGCACAGCCAGGAGCTGGCCCAGGAAGGGAGACGCCTGAGGGAGGGGGGATCTCCCACTGTTCGGCCAGGGCTTAGGGGTAGACGGCCCCTGCCCTAGAATGTCCCAGCTTCTGGCTCTTCGGAAGTCACAGGCCATAACTGGAGAACACAGCCCAGAGAGGACGCAGCCTGATTCATCCAGAAACGTCTGGAGGTAGGAGGtatgctggggtgggggtggggtcggcCTAGTTCTGCAGGAGCTGCCAGAAGGGGGTGCTGTGCCCCGCTCGTGAGGCAAAGGCTCCTTCGGCCTGGAGGCGTCAGGCTGAAGTCTTGAGACCCCAGTGTCCCTGTAGTACCTCCAAAGTCCTGCCATCCCAGAGGACAGGGGCAAGAGGCCACACAGCCCTGAAGTTCAGGGCACCAGGGAAGGGGAAGCCCAGGAGACCCAGAATGAGATACCATCCCAGATGCACTTTCAACCCCGGTGGAGCTTCCTCAGAGCGCATGCACAGACACGAGAAAGGGCTGGAAAAGGAACCCAATGCGCTTGTGACCAAAACCCAGGGTAGGGGATTGGGGGGAAGGAGACAATCTTAAAGGGAGAATTCCCTGAGAAGGTCCCCCTTGCTTGGGGACAGGCCCATCGTTTTCAGAGTCATTTGCCCTGAGTGGGCAAATGTGGCCTTGTGGGCCGCCCAGGCAGAGGCCGTCTTCATCCCTTTAAGATGGCAGAGAGAGGACTCCACAGACATGGTTTAGCAGATGCAGGAGGGAGCAAGAGCCAGAAAAGGGGAGTTAGTGATGGAGGCAGGACACAggacacagacgcacacacagCGGGCTCAACGCCTACCTTCTGGCAAACCTGAAAGACAgatttctaaaaaaacaaacaaaaaaagacaaaataaaaaaagaaataaaaaaaaaaaaccaacaagacGGTATGTGGATAAGCAGGTGGGGAGTGGGCTTTACAGGTTCAAGGGTTACCCCACTTGTGGAAGAGCCGCTCAGCGAGACTAGAGTCCCAGACATCCCCATCTGCTCACGCCCCACCCTGCAGCCCTACACCCTCATTCCGGGGCTGGAAAGGGGCATGGCTTGGCTACTCTAGCTGAGTGGAATGAAGTGCAGGAGGAAGGGCAGGCAAACCTGTTCTCTCCAAGGCTCCTGCTGCTTCCTGAGCTACACTAAGATGGTTGAGGAAGTGGTGGGATGGAGACAGGGAGCAGCCCAAGAGGCCACATTACTGGATGCACCTCAAGAATCAACGCTGTCCTTTTGGGTCATCAGGGGCCAGGCGTGAGAAACCTCACGAAGAGAACCTTCACCCTGGTTCCCACGTAGGAAAGCGTCAGAGTGCCTCAGGCTGCAAGGGAGCCATCCTAGGCCCCCACCAGCTATTTCATTTATGGCCTTCATCCTGgcaacccccagccccccagcagaGGAACGTGGCAGAGGGGAGTGGCTGCAGCCAGATAAAACCGACtgggtggggagaaaggaggTCAAAGGGGGCAAGACAAGAGACCAGGAGAAACTCTCCTTGCCGGCCCAGCCTGGCTCAGGCCTCATGACTTTGCAGCTGCGTCACCAAATATAAGTTTCCATGGGAACCCAGGAGAGACGAGGGGGGCTTTTATTTTAGCATCTGAGTTCACACTCTCCTAGAGAGGAGGCGGCATCGGCCATCTGCTCGGGCCAGAGAACAAGGAGTTGGGGAGGCCTGAGAGGGACGGATGGGTCTGGGCATCTCAGGTGCCAACAAAGACTCAATTTCTTAGGCTTCCTGAGGTTTCTAACCCTGGGACCTGATCCCAGCTCTAACCCCTGGTgtcctcatccccacccccaggcaagGTGGAAGGCCTGGCCTCAGCCTCTCTGCCGCCCTAGGCCCCCTACTCACCTGCGTACAAACTTGGAAGTGAATTTGCTGAAGATGCTCCCCGAGGCCCCCCGCCGGCCCTGGCTGTTGccagagggagaggctggggtcACACCGTAGGGCAAATTCTGCTGGTCCCGCACCTGCCGGAGCTGCCCAGCGTGGAAGGTGCTTCGACTGGAAACACCCCGGGGAAAATTAGTTCGGTCTGGGGCTCCACCGCTGCTGCTGATGTTGTGGGCGGAGGGGGAGGCGACAGGGACACGCTGGGGGGCTGTGCTGTGAGaaaagaggtggggggtggggaaatgCATCAGGGCATGAGAACGCCATCAGCACCGAGCATCTGGAGCTCCCTGGcgtgggaaagggaagggggacgCTAGGGCAGAGGCAGCCATCACAGAGGACACAGAAGGAAGGGGTGTGACCACTGAGGACACCAGTAAGGAAGATGTTTgggtggagggggaaggagatggtttgggggagggaggggaggcagggaaggatatGTGTGTGGAGAGCAGTacaggatggagagaagaggcTCCTTGGGAGCTAGGCAGTCTGGAACCTCAAGGGGACAATGTTGACCAACCCTCAAGGATTGAGTCCCTGTGATGCTGACTGTCCCCGGGGTCCTAAGGAAGTCCAGGAAGGCTCAGAACAAAAAGGCTTCCTTCTGGAGCCTCGGGACGGCTTCTTGCATATCTGTTCTGAGAGGGAGAACTGGAGGAAAAGAGGGGCATTAAGCTATTTTTTGTGTCCTCTACTTCCTGGCTGCAGGGGACAGCCATCTCTTGTGGCTAAGATGCcaaaaacagagcaggaccccCAGGTGGGAAGAAattgtggggggcggggggtgggggtgggctgagGGCAGCAGGTGTATCAGCTGCCCCAGCACACTTGCCTGGGCCGCGGCACCTCACAGTTACTGTCCGTGGGGGGCAGCCCAGTGGCCTTGTTGGGGTGCACGGAGGCCGACATGGATTTCTGGTGCTGGCGGGGCCGGGCCGCAGAGACCGCGGCGGAAGCAGAAGCCGTGGAGGCCCGGGACCCTGGCATGGTTAGGCTAGGAGACAAAAGCAGTGGAGAGGCCTGGGttaggggtgggtgggggcaggaggctcCGGTTAGGAAGCACAGGCAGGGCGGGAAGGGCCAGAGCTGGGGAGCCTCGGCAGGATGCAGGTCAGGCCCAGGAGCAGCAACGGGGCACCAGTCAGAGCCGAGGGAGGCAGGGTAAGTAAGGAGTAAGGAAGGCGAGGCAGGCCAGAGCCTAGGGAAGGAAACCCAGAGTGCAGGGAAGCCAACAGGAGGCAACTGCCTCCGGGCTGCACTGGTCTCCTAGAAATTCTAAGAACAAGGATGTGTTGTCGCCAGAAAGAGCAGCGTGTTGCTAAGGGGAATTTTCATTAAGCTCAGAAGACAAGGAGCCAGGAACTCAACATGACGGTCAAGGTTAGGGGGGCTCTGCTCTCATGGGCACAGCTAGAGTCACCCTCAATGTGTGCACGCTTCAGGTGGGCATCTCTCGGTCCTGCCCTGAGCTGGGGCCCCTCAGGCACTGGCGCCCAGAAGAGTGCAGTTGCCACGCCCTGGCTGCAGTCAAGAAGCAAGAAGGCAGCTGAGATGACCATGGAGTCACACTCGGTCCACCGTAAGGAGCGGTCACAGGAGcacaggggagaggaggagggggtggggagagcagggaggaggtGCTGGCGTGTGGAAGGCTGGACTGGACAGAGCCAGGATGGGACTccagggggcaggacaggaagacgGTGCTGCTGACAGACGTCACCGCTGGGAGAGGTGGCTCCCGGGAAATACGGCAGGCAGGGCCCAGGCCTGCTCACCTGTCTTTGCCGTTCTGGATGGAGGCCTGGCCAAGGCTGGCCCTCTCCAAAAGTGGGGAATTCCTGCTTCGATTTGTGCTGGTGGAGAGGACGCTGTTCTGTGGGGAATAAAGGGCAGAGTGGTATCACAGAAAACCAAAGTGTTCTACTGGCAGGTTCACAAaacctgctccccctcccccttccaccaCGAGCAGTCGGGCTGGGAAAAGAACGGATTTTGCTTTTACCCTGTGGGGCAGGGTTTTCTACAGTAAGCTGAAGTGGCCCCGGGGCGGAAGGTCAGGTAGGCAGCCAAAGGGAGCTGGGTCTGCATTAAGGAAAGAGCTGCCTGGAGAGGGCAGCCCCCACAGCAGGAGCCGGGAGgatggggaggagaggtggggctggccaggaggagggagggggtgggcgtGGCTCAccgtggagggggtgggggtggtcttCTTCCTCTCCAGCCCAGGCAGGGGGCTGGCGGGCACTTTGGCTGTGCTGCTGGCCTTCCGCCCTGGCTCCCGGTCCTCCTCAGGCCGCTTGTTTTCTGCGTTGTTACTCTGAGTCTTCTTAGAGTAGGAATTAGAAGTGGGAATGGCAGGACCAGCTGCTGGGCCAGAGGACAGTGGGAATGGGTAAGGGCAAGTTGGagggaagttaagtgacttgcccaaggacatgCTACTAATAAGGGCTGAACAGGGATGGAAACTCAGCTGTGTCATCCAAAGCCCCAAGAACCCATCAGGAGAGGGGTGAGTCCCCCACCTGCAGCTCCCAGAAGTACTCACCCTGGTCGCTAAAGCGCCGCTGCTTGGGGTTGGCTGAGACGCTGCGCTGTACCttgtgggagggggaaggggcactGCTATTGGTCAGATCAGCTGAAGGCCGGGGTTTCAAGGTGATGGTGTCGCCCTCCAGCTGCAAGAACACAAAAGGGAGGGCAAAAGTCATGAACAGTTGCCTAGGGATGACCGCACTTACACATTCCTGCCTGACACAAATCCACCCCAGGCTCCCACGAGACATACCCCCTGCAAGACCAACGTGCATCTAAATAAACACTCACGGAGACAAGTCCCAACACAGACCCTGAAAAACACAAAGACACACCAACCTCCCCAAAAAGAACCCCGCCCTCAGAGTGggatacacacaccacacacataagAGTGCACATTCAGACTCAGAGACACCCCCCAACACCTCCTGAGCAGGCTAAGTCAAGAATCAAGAAAGGGCGTCCAGCACCACCAGGAGGAGCGCAGGACGGGGAGGCCACGAGTGGATGTGGGGACACACAGATGGTGAACAAGGCCCTACTCCCACAGAGACCCAGGGATTCAGGCGCAGACATGGGTACCCATACGAGCAGAACAATAATCACGAAGCCTCCAGATGCACAGACAGGAGGATGGACGTACATGCACACAGATACATATACCCAGACACAAGCTCTAGGCAGAAGCAACACACAGGCTCAAGATTCCTGTAAGACAGACACAGAGCACCCAGGAACCCAGACTTCCAGATACAGAGAGACACAAACATATCGAAACAGTCAGAGACTTCTAGAGCCAACACAGAACTGACCCAGCCAGAATGACCTAGACCCAGTCTAACCAACACAGAATGAGCCAGATCTACTCACCCGTATGGAAACCCAGACCCAGGCCCAGACCCCACCAGCTTCCCTACTGAACTACTGATGGAAATTAGTGAAAGCAAAAGCCAGGGGACCTTAGCACCACCAGAGATGAGGCTTAAAATTAGTCAGTAGAGAGCACACCTACTCAGAGATGAGCTTCTGCCCTCAATAGCTGCTAGAAGCATGGGGATACTACCGACAGAGAGGCTGGCTAGACGGGGAACGGAGCAGGGGGCACACACCTCGGAGCTCTTGTAGCCCAGGAGCAGATAGGTGGCCATCACCTCGTTGTACCTCTGGCCCACCAGCGAGTCCTGGATCTCTTCCCGTGTGTAACCCATGGACACCATCAACTCTGCGTGGGGGGACATACAGTTAAGGCTGGTCCTGAGTCCTAGGCAGGCTCAACCTCACGGCCCAGCACAGCCTCACCTGTCCGCCTGGGGTCCTTGTAGTCAGGGAGTGGCTCCACATAAGGCTTCAATTCATCATCTTCGTGACCCACATTCATCCATCGATCTTTCATGATTTGCTGGGGAgtaaagggaagggggagggcagagagggagacTCAGCTTGGAGGTTTCCTCGGGAACCCAGGACCTCCTACCAGCTGGGCTCAGGCTGCTCACCTCTAAAGTGCCTCTCTTGCTGGGATTGAGAATGAGAAATTTCTTAAGCAGGTTTTCACAGTCTGTGGACATGTAGAACGGAATACGGTATTTCCCCCTCAGTACCCGCTCCCGCAGCTCCTGTAGGAGGGAAATTTAAATCACCCAAGGCCAAGGGAAGGAACCTAATATCCAGGCTCCTAACAGCTTAAGACTGGCCaggcagatataaatgaaatatggtTAAGAGGCAGAGAGCCTGGGACAAGGCACCTCACTCGAGAGGCGGTGATGTCAAATACCCCACGCCCTCTGGCTTGATCAGCCCGAGGCTTGCTATTCTGAGGACCTTGGAGGGGTGAACGGACATACAATTTATCCCAGCCCTCAAGAGAGGAACTGAGGTTATTTTGCTGGGTGCAGAGGGCTTTTAATAGCTGCTACCTTTTGCAAGCCCTTCTTTGAAGCTCTGGCTCAggaaaaatgtagaaaagcagCAAAGGTGAGAGGTCAGGGATAAAACCAGAGGCCAAGAGAAGAAATGAGAGTACACATGATCTAAGCCTGCACTTCACTCCACCTTGAGGTTCTGTCCATCAAAAGGCAGGGATCCGCTGACCAGTGTATATAGAATAACTCCCAGGCTCCACACATCCACCTCGGGTCCGTCGTATTTTTTGCCCTGGAAGAGCTCTGGGGCAGCATAAGGGGGACTGCCGCAGAAGGTATCCAGCTTGTTCCCAAAGGTGAATTCGTTGCTGAAGCCAAAGTCTGCAATCTTGATGTTCATATCAGCATCCAAGAGCAGGTTTTCTGCCTGGGAGGTAAGAAGGAAAACGTCAGGGAACCAAGTGGACCACACTAAGGCACCGGACAGGAAGGAGCTGAGCGCAATGGAAGAACAAACAGGAAGTCATCTTCAATGTTAGAACTTCTCCCACCAACTCCAGGGCAGGCCTCCAATCAGTGTgcagaggctgggctgggctggaggagggCAGCGCAGGCCGCTCCTCACACAGGCAGCCACGTgagagctgggatctgaaggCTCAGAGACGCGGTGAGCTGTGCAAAGCTTCCCTGTCAGGCCTGGGTTAATCATGGTCACATCTGCGAGGACGTAGGGGCCAGGAAGACTCATAGGTAGTCTCACGTGCTAACAGCTCAGTGAAAGAGATGAGTGTGCTGCACATCTGCAAAGCAGCTGTGACGCAGCTGTGGAACAGTCAGCACTGCTTCCTCGGTCAGCCGCCAGGCTGCCTGCAGCCCTCCTGCCACGCCTGGCTGCACCAGAAGGTGAAGGGCTGAGAGGTGAAATGGCAGAGACCCTCTCCTCGCTAGCTGGAATGGGATCCTAAGTCCAGTCATAAGGCCTATGTCAGAAGCAGCCCTAGGGGCTTCCTCATCATCTCCAAAAAATTAAAGGCTGGTGTTTCCTTGAACACTCAGGGTGTAATGGTTATGTCACAGTTAACAGAGGGTGAATGACCCAGCCCTGACTCAAAGACACTGGAGATGAGAGCACGCCTTACCTTTAAGTCTCTATGAACAATAAACTTC
This window encodes:
- the MARK2 gene encoding serine/threonine-protein kinase MARK2 isoform X13, coding for MSSARTPLPTLNERDTEQQTGVTGSGAQSGTQPASLLCMTAAIWRKINGRPTLGHLDSKPSSKSNMLRGRNSATSADEQPHIGNYRLLKTIGKGNFAKVKLARHILTGKEVAVKIIDKTQLNSSSLQKLFREVRIMKVLNHPNIVKLFEVIETEKTLYLVMEYASGGEVFDYLVAHGRMKEKEARAKFRQIVSAVQYCHQKFIVHRDLKAENLLLDADMNIKIADFGFSNEFTFGNKLDTFCGSPPYAAPELFQGKKYDGPEVDVWSLGVILYTLVSGSLPFDGQNLKELRERVLRGKYRIPFYMSTDCENLLKKFLILNPSKRGTLEQIMKDRWMNVGHEDDELKPYVEPLPDYKDPRRTELMVSMGYTREEIQDSLVGQRYNEVMATYLLLGYKSSELEGDTITLKPRPSADLTNSSAPSPSHKVQRSVSANPKQRRFSDQAGPAIPTSNSYSKKTQSNNAENKRPEEDREPGRKASSTAKVPASPLPGLERKKTTPTPSTNSVLSTSTNRSRNSPLLERASLGQASIQNGKDSTAPQRVPVASPSAHNISSSGGAPDRTNFPRGVSSRSTFHAGQLRQVRDQQNLPYGVTPASPSGNSQGRRGASGSIFSKFTSKFVRRPHVVGSGGSDKEKEEFREAKPRSLRFTWSMKTTSSMEPNEMMREIRKVLDANSCQSELHEKYMLLCMHGTPGHENFVQWEMEVCKLPRLSLNGVRFKRISGTSMAFKNIASKIANELKL
- the MARK2 gene encoding serine/threonine-protein kinase MARK2 isoform X4, which codes for MSSARTPLPTLNERDTEQQTGVTGSGAQSGTQPASLLCMTAAIWRKINGRPTLGHLDSKPSSKSNMLRGRNSATSADEQPHIGNYRLLKTIGKGNFAKVKLARHILTGKEVAVKIIDKTQLNSSSLQKLFREVRIMKVLNHPNIVKLFEVIETEKTLYLVMEYASGGEVFDYLVAHGRMKEKEARAKFRQIVSAVQYCHQKFIVHRDLKAENLLLDADMNIKIADFGFSNEFTFGNKLDTFCGSPPYAAPELFQGKKYDGPEVDVWSLGVILYTLVSGSLPFDGQNLKELRERVLRGKYRIPFYMSTDCENLLKKFLILNPSKRGTLEQIMKDRWMNVGHEDDELKPYVEPLPDYKDPRRTELMVSMGYTREEIQDSLVGQRYNEVMATYLLLGYKSSELEGDTITLKPRPSADLTNSSAPSPSHKVQRSVSANPKQRRFSDQAGPAIPTSNSYSKKTQSNNAENKRPEEDREPGRKASSTAKVPASPLPGLERKKTTPTPSTNSVLSTSTNRSRNSPLLERASLGQASIQNGKDSLTMPGSRASTASASAAVSAARPRQHQKSMSASVHPNKATGLPPTDSNCEVPRPSTAPQRVPVASPSAHNISSSGGAPDRTNFPRGVSSRSTFHAGQLRQVRDQQNLPYGVTPASPSGNSQGRRGASGSIFSKFTSKFVRRNLNEPESKDRVETLRPHVVGSGGSDKEKEEFREAKPRSLRFTWSMKTTSSMEPNEMMREIRKVLDANSCQSELHEKYMLLCMHGTPGHENFVQWEMEVCKLPRLSLNGVRFKRISGTSMAFKNIASKIANELKL
- the MARK2 gene encoding serine/threonine-protein kinase MARK2 isoform X10, with the translated sequence MSSARTPLPTLNERDTEQQTGVTGSGAQSGTQPASLLCMTAAIWRKINGRPTLGHLDSKPSSKSNMLRGRNSATSADEQPHIGNYRLLKTIGKGNFAKVKLARHILTGKEVAVKIIDKTQLNSSSLQKLFREVRIMKVLNHPNIVKLFEVIETEKTLYLVMEYASGGEVFDYLVAHGRMKEKEARAKFRQIVSAVQYCHQKFIVHRDLKAENLLLDADMNIKIADFGFSNEFTFGNKLDTFCGSPPYAAPELFQGKKYDGPEVDVWSLGVILYTLVSGSLPFDGQNLKELRERVLRGKYRIPFYMSTDCENLLKKFLILNPSKRGTLEQIMKDRWMNVGHEDDELKPYVEPLPDYKDPRRTELMVSMGYTREEIQDSLVGQRYNEVMATYLLLGYKSSELEGDTITLKPRPSADLTNSSAPSPSHKVQRSVSANPKQRRFSDQAGPAIPTSNSYSKKTQSNNAENKRPEEDREPGRKASSTAKVPASPLPGLERKKTTPTPSTNSVLSTSTNRSRNSPLLERASLGQASIQNGKDSTAPQRVPVASPSAHNISSSGGAPDRTNFPRGVSSRSTFHAGQLRQVRDQQNLPYGVTPASPSGNSQGRRGASGSIFSKFTSKFVRRNLSFRFARRNLNEPESKDRVETLRPHVVGSGGSDKEKEEFREAKPRSLRFTWSMKTTSSMEPNEMMREIRKVLDANSCQSELHEKYMLLCMHGTPGHENFVQWEMEVCKLPRLSLNGVRFKRISGTSMAFKNIASKIANELKL